In a genomic window of Vigna angularis cultivar LongXiaoDou No.4 chromosome 6, ASM1680809v1, whole genome shotgun sequence:
- the LOC108343598 gene encoding uncharacterized protein LOC108343598 produces the protein MVREVSESCVDSLLTEMVACYCNRFYANKPELAARRIEAIGYQVGHQLSERYTMERPRFTDHLEAIKFICKDFWSELFKKQIDNLKTNHRGTFVLQDNKFRWLARMSVDPSTDNAGSVEDNNSPTAENKAAHAMSMHLYFPCGIIRGALSNLGIPCAVSADISNLPACSFVVRIKA, from the exons atggtTCGTGAAGTTTCAGAGAGTTGCGTTGATAGCTTATTGACGGAGATGGTGGCGTGTTACTGCAATCGATTCTACGCCAACAAGCCTGAACTCGCTGCACGCAGGATCGAGGCCATTGGATATCAGGTCGGTCACCAGCTTTCTGAAAG GTATACCATGGAGCGGCCTCGGTTCACGGATCATCTGGAAGCAATCAAGTTCATCTGCAAGGATTTTTGGTCTGAGCTATTTAAGAAGCAGATAGATAACTTGAAGACGAACCATAGG GGTACATTTGTATTGCAAGATAATAAATTTCGCTGGCTTGCACGCATGTCAGTTGATCCATCCACTGATAATGCTGGTTCGGTTGAGGATAACAATTCACCTACAGCTGAAAACAAGGCGGCACATGCAATGAGCATGCATCTTTATTTCCCATGCGGGATCATTAGAGGAGCTCTTTCCAACTTGGGAATTCCTTGTGCAGTTTCTGCGGATATATCAAACCTTCCTGCAT GTTCGTTTGTGGTCCGTATAAAAGCATGA
- the LOC108343211 gene encoding acyl carrier protein, chloroplastic, with protein sequence MATNTLAGSSLSMRSLTPQTQAFTSLSGRRSALISSFGRKNVSFNLQPKQIRLQISCAAKAETVDKVCEIVKKQLAVAEGETVTAASTFQKLGADSLDTVEIVMALEEEFGIAIEEERAQTITTVQQAADLIEDIIQNKSS encoded by the exons ATGGCCACCAATACACTCGCGGGGTCATCACTCTCCATGCGATCTCTAACTCCCCAAACGCAG GCCTTCACCTCACTTTCTGGCCGGAGATCTGCTCTGATTTCCAGCTTTGGGAGAAAGAACGTTTCTTTTAACTTGCAGCCAAAACAAATTCGCCTTCAAATTTCCTGTGCT GCTAAAGCAGAGACAGTGGACAAGGTTTGCGAAATAGTAAAGAAGCAGTTGGCCGTGGCTGAAGGTGAAACTGTGACCGCTGCATCAACATTTCAAAAACTTGGAGCTGATTCCCTTGACACG GTTGAGATCGTGATGGCACTCGAGGAAGAATTCGGTATTGCCATTGAGGAAGAGAGGGCACAGACCATCACTACAGTTCAGCAAGCTGCAGATCTTATCGAAGATATCATTCAAAACAAGAGTTCTTAG
- the LOC108343210 gene encoding protein CANDIDATE G-PROTEIN COUPLED RECEPTOR 2 yields the protein MVPQTVITQVSDSRGVISNGSTHGFYDWLFECHGFWHNAILIIPSFLFVLYLILQARHSFPKLSLSRSYIILSYNASLWLATLLNLAWCFFQAWECTSRRELSWNLLSLFTTSGMLFLEVSLVAFLLQGNNAGGLEAMKRTFGISTLVVGLDILLKALYVLVFGIPLFVDSNENRNHVKWSLLIVHKLLLTAAYGFLMFMYHSGWRETLPAKIAFYKYVAVMFIFNAIATIACGLTGNGVAFGFWLYRVAVVFYHAFYLPFLFITFQTDFFQEENFHLENVYYSEMKDAGFFDTDWE from the exons ATGGTTCCACAGACAGTGATAACGCAAGTCTCCGATTCACGTGGCGTGATTTCAAATGGTTCAACCCACGGGTTCTACGATTGGCTATTCGAATGTCACGGGTTCTGGCACAATGCCATTCTCATCATTCCCTCCTTCCTCTTCGTCCTGTACCTGATACTTCAAGCCAGACACAGCTTCCCCAAACTCTCTCTTTCTCGCTCATACATCATCCTTTCGTATAACGCCTCGCTCTGGCTCGCCACACTTCTCAATCTTGCTTGGTGCTTTTTCCAG GCATGGGAGTGCACATCTAGGAGAGAGTTGTCATGGAACTTGCTATCATTGTTTACTACTTCCGGAATGCTGTTTTTGGAAGTGAGCTTGGTGGCTTTTTTACTTCAAGGAAATAATGCAGGTGGCTTAGAAGCAATGAAGCGGACTTTTGGTATCTCAACGCTTGTTGTTGGCTTGGATATACTGCTGAAG GCTTTATATGTTCTTGTGTTTGGGATCCCATTATTTGTCGACAGCAATGAAAATAGGAATCATGTGAAATGGAGCTTGTTGATTGTCCACAAGCTGTTGCTCACTGCTGCTTATGGCTTCCTAATGTTTATGTACCATTCCGGATGGAGAGAAACGTTGCCTG CGAAAATTGCCTTTTACAAGTATGTTGCTGTCATGTTCATTTTTAATGCGATTGCAACAATTGCTTGTGGCCTCACTGGAAACGGTGTTGCATTTGGTTTCTG GTTGTATCGTGTGGCGGTTGTCTTTTATCATGCATTTTACCTTCCTTTTTTGTTCATAACATTCCAAACAGACTTTTTTCAG gaagaaaattttcatttggaAAACGTGTATTATTCCGAGATGAAAGATGCGGGTTTCTTCGACACAGATTGGGAATAA
- the LOC108341552 gene encoding coiled-coil domain-containing protein SCD2-like codes for MDRRRVYERQNSSSGTPTTPSSPGSTITPVNRHARTGSTGSAMAGIRRAQNTATKAAAQRLAQVMSQTDDNGEDDDDVPLDYSSITGAGGIGFGGGRPMPSRSPMAVRSIQDPAASARSRSPMSVRSLQDKNPSARSRSPASVRLTQDPSLSARSRSPASVRAVQEQPQSLRGTSNVRSSPVLNALPAEQTPTVLNNAEQPPSARSASGNRSLDFSPSSRAMISTRSTQPSSASIDQPPSARSTVGRPSGLSKVVPMVPPSVPITLRPASSAGVPPSEPLTDVRKDRRLSLDLGSMKVRESANQQQPTNELEDELDMLQEENDNLVEKVRLAEEKFEEAESRVRQLEQQVANLGEGVTMEARLLARKEAALQQREAALKNAPKNLGFQASDAEDEATVALEKLRLMTQRIILNAEEMEEVALKRCWLARYWGLCVQHGIHVDIAEAKYKYWSMFAPNPVEVVLAAGQKAKEEAEDTEIRRDIKELSGEGNIENMLFVEQGLRQLASLKVEEALAFVLAQHRRPNVLRFGFSDDLKLPVEGQCDAFDLSQEEAEDVSFKQAWLAYIWRRAKNHEIEPDIAYERLQFWINHNSKIPNSQDAVDVERGLAEIRRLDIETQLWDESRRELEQDADNSNVPGRSDF; via the exons ATGGATAGGCGAAGAGTGTACGAAAGGCAGAACAGCTCTTCCGGGACGCCGACGACGCCTTCATCGCCGGGGAGCACGATAACGCCAGTGAACCGCCACGCGCGTACAGGTTCCACTGGCTCCGCCATGGCAGGTATCCGAAGAGCACAGAACACTGCCACCAAGGCCGCCGCACAGAGACTCGCACAGGTCATGTCGCAAACGGACGACAATGGTGAAGACGACGATGACGTTCCTCTCGACTACTCCTCAATCACAGGCGCCGGAGGCATTGGCTTCGGTGGTGGAAGACCGATGCCAAGTCGCTCTCCCATG GCAGTTCGTAGCATTCAGGACCCAGCAGCGTCTGCAAGGTCCCGGTCACCGATG TCAGTTCGCTCTCTTCAAGATAAAAATCCATCTGCGAGATCACGTTCTCCTGCG TCAGTTCGCCTCACGCAAGATCCTTCGCTATCTGCTAGATCTCGATCCCCAGCG TCAGTTCGCGCTGTTCAAGAGCAGCCACAATCTTTGAGAGGCACATCTAACGTTCGATCATCTCCCGTTTTAAATGCTCTTCCTGCTGAGCAGACACCCACAGTACTGAATAACGCAGAACAACCACCCTCTGCTCGTTCGGCGTCGGGAAACCGATCTTTGGACTTTTCTCCCTCTTCTCGCGCTATGATATCGACACGGTCAACTCAACCCAGTAGCGCGAGCATTGATCAACCTCCCTCTGCTCGCTCAACCGTGGGCCGTCCCAGTGGACTTTCTAAGGTGGTTCCCATGGTGCCTCCTAGTGTACCTATCACCCTCAGACCAGCCTCTTCTGCTGGTGTTCCACCCTCTGAGCCTCTTACTGATGTTAGAAAAGACAGAAG ATTGTCTCTTGATCTGGGTAGTATGAAGGTAAGAGAAAGCGCCAATCAGCAGCAACCTACTAATGAGCTTGAAGACGAG CTTGATATGTTACAAGAAGAAAATGACAATTTGGTTGAAAAG GTTCGACTTGCAGAAGAGAAGTTTGAGGAAGCTGAATCAAGAGTCAGGCAACTAGAACAACAG GTTGCTAATCTTGGCGAAGGTGTAACTATGGAGGCTCGCCTTTTGGCCAG GAAAGAGGCAGCACTGCAGCAAAGAGAG GCCGCTCTGAAAAATGCACCAAAGAATCTTGGTTTTCAAGCGTCGGATGCTGAG GACGAGGCGACGGTTGCTTTGGAAAAGCTACGGCTTATGACTCAACGAATCATACTCAACGCGGAAGAAATG GAAGAGGTTGCTTTAAAGAGGTGTTGGCTAGCTCGGTATTGGGGTTTATGCGTTCAACATG GTATTCATGTTGATATTGCTgaagcaaaatacaaatactGGTCTATGTTCGCCCCGAATCCGGTTGAAGTTGTATTAGCAGCAGGACAGAAAGCTAAAGAGGAAGCAG AGGATACAGAAATTCGACGTGATATAAAGGAACTTTCAGGAGAGGGAAACATTGAGAACATGCTTTTTGTCGAGCAAGGATTGCGACAATTGGCTTCACTAAAG GTAGAGGAAGCATTGGCGTTTGTATTGGCTCAACATAGGCGACCAAATGTGTTAAGATTTGGCTTTTCAG ATGACCTAAAACTACCGGTTGAAGGGCAGTGTGATGCATTTG atttgaGTCAGGAGGAGGCTGAAGATGTATCTTTTAAACAG GCTTGGCTTGCTTACATTTGGAGGAGAGCAAAAAATCATGAAATAGAACCTGACATAGCATACGAGCGTTTACAGTTTTGGATCAATCATAACTCAAAGATTCCTAATTCACAAGATGCCGTTGACG TTGAACGTGGACTTGCCGAAATCAGAAGGTTGGATATTGAAACGCAACTATGGGATGAATCACGCAGAGAGCTGGAGCAAGATGCTGACAACTCCAACGTGCCTGGTCGGTCagacttttaa
- the LOC108342725 gene encoding superoxide dismutase [Cu-Zn] produces MVKAVAVLGSSEGVTGTVYFSQDGNGPTTVTGTLAGLKPGHHGFHVHALGDTTNGCLSTGPHFNPNSKEHGAPEDENRHAGDLGNVNVGDDGTATFSITDSQIPLTGPNSIIGRAVVVHADPDDLGKGGHELSKSTGNAGGRVACGIIGLQG; encoded by the exons ATGGTGAAGGCTGTGGCAGTTCTTGGCAGCAGTGAGGGTGTCACTGGAACTGTCTACTTCAGTCAGGACGGAAATG GTCCAACCACTGTAACTGGCACTCTTGCTGGTCTTAAGCCTGGTCACCATGGTTTCCATGTCCATGCCTTGGGGGACACTACCAATGGTTGCCTGTCAACTG GACCACACTTTAATCCTAATAGCAAGGAGCATGGTGCCCCCGAGGATGAGAATCGCCATGCTGGTGATCTAGGGAATGTAAATGTTGGTGATGATG GTACCGCCACCTTCAGTATAACTGACAGTCAG ATTCCTCTCACTGGACCAAACTCCATCATTGGGAGAGCTGTTGTTGTCCATGCTGATCCTGATGATCTTGGGAAAG GTGGTCATGAGCTTAGCAAGTCTACTGGAAATGCTGGTGGCAGAGTAGCATGTG GTATCATTGGTTTGCAAGGATAA
- the LOC108342727 gene encoding sodium/hydrogen exchanger 2, producing MGTEISYALSKLHMLSTSDYASVVSMNIFVALLCTCIVIGHLLEENRWVNESITALFIGVCTGVVILLQSRGKSSHLLVFSEDLFFIYLLPPIIFNAGFQVKKKRFFVNFMTIMLFGAVGTLINCSIITFGVIQIFKRMGVGKSLEIGDYLAIGAIFAATDSVCTLQVLNQDETPLLYSLVFGEGVVNDATSVVLFNAIKSFDLDIIDHRIGLHFFGNFFYLFIASTMLGVLAGLLSAYIIKTLYIGRHSTDREVALMMLMAYLSYILAELWYLSGILTVFFCGIVMSHYTWHNVTESSRITTKHAFATLSFVLETFIFLYVGMDALDIEKWRFVSDRPKTSVAVSSVLLGLVLAGRAAFVFPLSFLSNLTKKSQSEKISFREQVIIWWAGLMRGAVSMALAYNQFTLSGHTELRTNAIMITSTITVVLVSTVVFGLMTKPLIRFLLPVSPPPKRKNSLGNMESSNNPPKSITVPFLGGSQDSENELDGNEDHRPNTIRALLSTSTHNVHHLWRTFDNSVMRPVFGGRGFVPVATASPTGRSNSQQWH from the exons ATGGGTACTGAAATAAGTTACGCACTTTCAAAATTGCATATGCTATCCACTTCAGATTATGCCTCCGTTGTGTCCATGAACATTTTTGTGGCTCTGCTGTGTACTTGCATTGTCATTGGTCATCTTCTTGAGGAGAATCGCTGGGTGAATGAATCTATCACTGCCCTTTTTATA GGTGTTTGCACTGGTGTAGTCATTCTGTTGCAAAGTCGCGGCAAAAGCTCGCATCTTCTAGTTTTCAGCGAAGATCTTTTCTTTATATACCTTCTGCCTCCTATCATATTTAATGCAGG GTTTCAAGTGAAAAAGAAACGGTTCTTTGTTAACTTCATGACCATTATGCTTTTTGGAGCTGTTGGTACATTAATAAATTGTAGCATCATAACTTTCG GTGTCATACAAATTTTTAAGAGAATGGGTGTTGGAAAATCACTGGAGATAGGAGATTATCTAg cAATTGGGGCAATATTTGCTGCAACAGATTCAGTGTGCACATTGCAG GTGCTAAACCAGGATGAGACACCTTTACTATATAGTCTTGTGTTTGGCGAGGGTGTTGTTAACGATGCTACATCTGTTGTGCTTTTCAATGCAATCAAAAGTTTTGATCTCGACATAATTGACCACAGAATTGGTTTACATTTTTTCGGCAATTTCTTCTACCTGTTTATCGCAAGCACCATGCTTGGTGTCCTG GCCGGTCTACTCAGCGCTTACATTATTAAAACGCTTTATATTGGCAG GCACTCTACAGATCGCGAGGTTGCTCTCATGATGTTAATGGCATACCTTTCCTACATTCTAGCTGAA TTATGGTATCTGAGTGGCATTCTCACTGTATTCTTCTGTGGGATTGTTATGTCACATTATACTTGGCATAATGTGACTGAGAGCTCAAGAATCACTACCAA ACATGCTTTTGCAACTCTCTCTTTTGTTCTTGAAACCTTTATCTTCCTTTATGTTGGTATGGATGCGTTGGACATTGAAAAGTGGAGGTTTGTTAGCGATAG GCCGAAAACATCTGTTGCTGTTAGTTCAGTTTTATTGGGTCTCGTACTTGCCGGAAGAGCAGCATTTGTTTTTCCCCTATCCTTCTTATCAAACCTCACTAAAAAATCTCAAAGTGAAAAAATAAGCTTCAGGGAGCAG GTGATCATTTGGTGGGCTGGTCTTATGAGAGGTGCTGTTTCAATGGCTCTTGCCTATAATCAG TTCACCTTGTCAGGTCACACTGAACTGCGAACCAATGCCATCATGATCACCAGCACCATCACTGTCGTGCTTGTCAGCACAGTG GTGTTTGGTTTGATGACCAAGCCACTCATAAGGTTTTTGCTGCCAGTTAGTCCACCTCCTAAACGCAAGAACAGCTTGGGAAATATGGAATCATCTAATAATCCTCCAAAATCAATCACTGTGCCCTTTCTTGGAGGCTCTCAGGATTCTGAAAACGAACTTGATGGCAATGAAGATCATCGTCCAAACACTATTCGTGCCTTACTAAGCACTTCAACTCATAATGTTCATCACTTATGGCGTACGTTTGATAATTCAGTCATGCGTCCAGTTTTCGGCGGTAGGGGATTTGTTCCTGTGGCTACTGCTTCACCAACTGGCAGAAGTAATAGTCAACAGTGGCATTAA